The DNA sequence CCGAAGAAGCCAAGAAGGCTGGCACCTACACTGGTGAAGAAGAATTCAACCGTTATCTCGCCATCCTGTTCCCCAGCACCCAGCTGAAGATTCTGGACTACAACCGCGTTCTCAAGACTTTGAACGGCCATACTCCGGAACAGCTCATGGAAGAAATGGCTAAGGTCTTCGACATTGCAGAACTGCCCGAAATGCAGAGCCCCGCAAAGCAGAACCAGGTGAACTTCTACATGGGCGGCAAGTGGTATGCTTGCACCTTCAAGTCTGAATATCTCCAGAACCTGGGTCCGGTAGACAGCCTTGACGTAGCTCTCCTCCAGAAGCTCATTTTGAAGCCCCTCTTCAACGTGGACGACCCCCGTACCTCCAAGAACATTGACTTCGTAGGTGGTATCCGTGGTCTCGGTGAACTGGTGAAGCGCGTCGATAGCGGCGAATGCACTTGCGCATTTGCAATGTACCCGACCACTTTGGATCAGCTCATGAACATCGCCGACGCTGGCGAAATCATGCCGCCCAAGAGCACCTGGTTCGAACCGAAGCTCCGCGACGGTCTCCTGGTTCATACCTTGGATTAATCCCAACGTTTCGTTAGGTTACAACAAAGAAAGAGTCTCCATGAATTTGGAGGCTCTTCTTTTTTCAACTTGAAATTTTCTTGTAGAAACGGAGTCTTGTTTTGCTTTGAGATGAATGCTAGGATTCCGGTTTGACGTCTTCTGAATCCTTCTTGTCGTCTTTCTTTTCTTCGCTTTTAAACAGGGTCTTGTAGAAGCCTATTGTAGAATCGTAGGTGTCTGTAAAGAACTTGACGCTACTGTTCCAGAAGCCTGCTGCGGCGCTTTGAACGATTCTTACGTAGACCATAGCGGGCTCGATAAACCTGTCGTTTACTTTGTCTGGCCACACCAAATGTTTGCCGATGAGGCGATCCCTGGTAAAGAAGCCCAGCTCTCTGGAGTCTAGACAGTTGGTCCCCTTTTCGCATGCGAGGAAGTAGCAATCATCCTCAATCAGAATCTGGTTTATCTGTTCTGTAATGATCGTCTCTTCTGAGTTTTCTTGAGACTGACTGTCTTCAGGAAGAGGTGCGGGCTTTGGTGGAGGGAATGAATCAGCCTGGGCTACAGCCGTATCGGAAATGGAAGAGTCCGGTTCTACTTTGGGTTCGTCCAGTTCCAGGGATATTTTTTCCTCTTTCTTTTTTCCACGGAAAAGCTCTCGTTTTAATTTGATGGGGGAGTTTCCCGGCTCGCTCTGTCTAATTTGAAGTTCAATCAGGTATCTATCTTGCCAGGGGAGAAAATTGATTTCGTTAAGGCTGACCTGCCTGTTCGCAATCTTGGTAGCCCCCACTCGATCAATGTTGATTTCCCTATCGCCCTGCCAAAGGGTTGTCTTGACGATGATGTTTTCGCCTTTCTCCCTTAGATAGGAGATGACGTAGTCCTGTTCAACGTCGTTCAACTGGTCGAAAAGTAAGGTGTCTCCCGCCTTCGGAACGTAAAAGGCCCTACTTTGGATAAAGGAATCTTCCCCTTTCCACTTTATGTTGCGATGGGGAGTGATAACCCTTCCTTTATCTGTAATCTCGATGGAATCACCCGGCATGGCAAGGATTTTTCGAACGATGGTTTCGTTGCTACGTGAATTTGCCCAGACAATGTCCCAGTAATTTACCTGGTCGATGCATTGGGGTAGCTTGCACATCCAGTGGACGGATTGTTCCTTGAATTTGGGAGACATGGATGAATCCATGACTTGGACGGGAACTAGGATGTAGTAACGAATTAGGGTTGCCAATCCAAAAAAGACAATAAGCAGAAAAAACAGGAAGAATACGTGACCTTGGGAGTTTCGCCTTTGCAAACGTTTAACTTTTCGGGTCAGTGCAGACATTCGTATAGATTCCTGTTCTTGTCTTCTAAAGCGAAGTATTAGTCTTCGCCGCCGCCAGTGGAATTGTCGGAGAGGCTGAGCACAGCAAGGAATGCCTTCTGGGGCACTTCCACGGAGCCGATGCTCTTCATACGCTTCTTACCTTCCTTCTGCTTTTCAAGGAGCTTACGCTTACGGGTGATGTCACCGCCGTAGCACTTGGCAAGCACGTCCTTGCGCACGGCCTTCACGGTACTGCGGCTGATAATCTTACCGCCGATGGCACCCTGGATGGCCACGTCGAACTGCTGACGGGGAATGAGATCCTTCAGCTTGACGCAGATGGCGTTTGCGTAAGTGTGGGCCTTGTCGCGATGGATAATCACGGAGAATGCATCCACCGGGTCGCCGTTCAAGAGGATGTCCAGCTTCACCAGGTTGTTCTGGCGGTAGCCCATGGGGGCGTAATCCAGGCCGGCGTAACCGCGGCTCACGGACTTCAGGCGGTCGTAGAAGTCGAACATGATTTCTGCCAGGGGCAGGTTGTACTTCAAGATGCACTTGGTCTCGTCCAGGTATTCCATGGTCTCGAACTCGCCGCGCTTTTCGTCGCAAAGCGTCATGAGGGCGCCCACGAATTCCTTGGGCGTAAAGATCTGTGCCTTTACGTAAGGTTCTTCGATATGGTCGTAACGGCTGGCATCGGGGAGCTTGCTTGGGCTTTCGATCTTCACCATTTCGCCGTCGCTCATGTAAACGTGGTATTCCACGTTGGGAACGGTGGTAATGATGTCCACGTTGAATTCGCGATCCAGGCGTTCCTGCACGATTTCCATGTGCAGAAGTCCCAGGAACCCTGTACGGAAGCCGAAGCCCAATGCTTCGGATGTTTCCGGTTCCCAGGTGAGGGCGGAGTCATTGAGGCGCAGCTTTTCAAGAGCTTCACGCAGGTCCTTGTAATCTTCCGGGTTGATGGGGTAGATACCGGAGTAGATCATGGGGAGAATATCCTTGTAGCCGGGCAGCGGTTCCGTGGCGGGATTTGCTGCGTCAGTCAGGGTATCGCCGATCTTTACGTCACTGATGGTCTTCACGTTTGCAAGAACGTAGCCCACCATGCCTTCAGAAAGTTCCGGACGAGGATCGCGGCGCATGCTGAATGTTCCCACTTCGGTGACCATATATTCGCCGCCGGTCTTCATCATGCGGATCTTCATGCCGGCCTTTAGGGTGCCTTCCACAATACGGATGTAGTTGATCACGCCGCGGTAGGAGTCGTAGACGGAGTCGAAAATCAGGGCCTTCAGGGGCTTGTCGCTTTCGCCGGTGGGGGCGGGGATTTCGTCGACGATTTTGTCCAGCACCTGCTCCACGTTGAGACCCGTCTTTGCAGAAATGCGGGGAATCTTGTCGGGGTCGTAACCCAGTAGGTCGCCAATCATCTGGGCGAAATGGTCGGGCTGTGCGCCCGGAAGGTCCACCTTATTCAACACGGGAATGACTTCCAGGTTGTTCTCGATGGCAAGATACAGATTGGAAAGGGTCTGGGCTTCGATGCCCTGGCTTGCGTCCACAACGAGAATCGCGCCTTCGCAGGCTGCCAAGGAACGGCTCACTTCGTAGGTAAAGTCCACATGCCCCGGAGTGTCGATCATGTTCAGGATGTATTCCTTGCCGTCGCGCTCATACACCATACGGATGGCGTGGGCCTTGATGGTAATGCCGCGTTCGCGTTCCAAGTCCATGTCGTCCAGGAGCTGGTTCATCATTTCGTTCTTGGAAACAGTCTTGGTCAGCTCGATCATACGGTCGGCCAGGGTGGATTTACCGTGGTCGATGTGGGCGATGATGCTAAAATTTCGGATATTGTCGTTTTGAGGCATATAGTCCAATAAATCTTGTTATGCTATTTTTGGACCAAATATAGAAAATCGTTTAAAACAACTATAATCAAAATATCTATATTCTCTTTACAATAGGAAAGTTGGATACGATAACGTTATTGAAATCTATGGGTATCATCAAGAAAGCTTTATTTGCGACCCTTATGGGTGGTTTGATGTCTTCCTGCTTGGCAGAAGGCAAAGTCTTCAATAAGGATTATTCCTCCATTAAGGCAATTGAGGCCACCATTACAACTCACGAAGGCGTTATCGTTCTTGACCTGGACTATAAGGCCGCACCTAATACGGTTGCGAATTTTGTTGAACTTGCCAACAGCGGCTTTTATAATGGTCTCCTGTTCCATCGCGTAATTCCTGGCTTTATGGCACAGGGTGGCGATCCCCAGGGTAATGGCCAGGGCGGTCCCGGTTATACCATCGATGACGAAATCAGCAATCTGAAGCATGAAGCCGGCGTCATCTCCATGGCCAATCGCGGGCCCAATACCAATGGTTCCCAGTTTTTCATAACACATACTCCGCAGCATCACCTGGACGGTAAGCATACTGTCTTTGGAAAGGTTGTGCAGGGGCATGATGTTGTCTGCCGTCTTGAGCAGAACGATCCCATTATTAACATCAAAATCGTGGAAAAGAAGTAATCTATGAGTTCTAAGAAAGCAACGTCCAAGGATACCAAGTCCGCTAAGAAGGCTCCTGCCAAGGCTGCTCCCAAGGCTTCCGCTAAGCCGGCTGCCAAGACTGCCGCTGCCAGTGCTGCCAAGAAGCCTGCAGCAAAGGCTGCTAAGGACGAAAAAGCTGCTAAGACTAAGCCCTCCAAGGCCGCTCCTGCAAAGCCTGTTGCAAAGCCCTCCAAGGCCGCCGCAAAGGCTGCTCCAGCCAAGTCTGCCAAGCCCGCAGCCAAGCCCGCCAAGGCTGCTTCTAAGGCTGTTCCCGCTAAGGCTGCAAAACCTGCAGCCAAGCCTGTCAAGGCTGCATCCAAGGCTAAGGAGGTAAAGGCCGAGGTTAAGCCGGCCAAGACTGCAAAACCTGCCAAGACTGTAAAACCTGTTGCAAAGCCCGCAGCCAAGCCAGCTAAGACCGCTCCTGCCAAGGCTGCTCCCAAGGCTAAGGAAGTGAAGGCCGAGGTTAAGCCCGCCAAGACTGCGCCCGCTAAGGCAACTAAGTCTGCCAAGGTTGAAAAGAAACCTGCTAAGGCAGAAGTAGCTCCCGCAAAGCAGGCCAAGGGTTCCAAGAAGGAAACCGCTAAGGTAGAACCGGTAGAAGAAGTAGTTGCCCCCGTTGCAGAAACTCCGAAGGCAACCAAGAAGTCTAAGGGTGGTAAGGGTCCCGCTCCCGAAGATGTCATCGTTGAACCCAAGGAAGATCTGGAAGTTAAGAAGCCGGCCTTTGATTATGCCATTCTTTTGGAAGGTGTAAAGAAGCTTTCCAAGACAGTGATGTTTGTTGAAATTGACGAACAGGATGATCGTGCCAACAAGAAGAAGATGTCTTCCGACATGAAGAATCTTGAAATGAAGCCCACTTCCGCACTTCGTCACAAGGCATCCCTCGCCGAAGAAACCCAGGAAGAATTGACGGAACGAATCCTCAAGGAACTGGAAGAACAGAACCTGGCATTCGAACGCGAAGCTGCAAGTCAGATGTGTACCCGTTGCAACCGCAACCTGGTTTCTCCTGAATTCTGGGTGGACAAGCATCTTGGCTACTGCGAAGAATGTGCCATGATCCTCAAACTTGGTCAGTCCAAGGAAGCCCGTAAGGTCGAATACCAGCTGGGTGGCATGGGCGATTCCCTTGACGAAGAGGATGATGAAATTCTCGGACCGGACGCAGAAGACCTGAAGGAAGCCGAAGAAGATCTGGCTGAACTGGACGATTAATCTCGACAGCTTCTTGCGAAGAAAATCAAAAAAATCCCTGGCGCAAATGCCGGGGATTTTTTTTGTATAAAGTAACTCGCTTGTTTTGCTTGAACTTAGTTCACCTTGCGCATAACGCCAATGACGCGGCCGGCGATGGAGAAATCCTTGTCGTTCTTGACGATAATGGGATTGTACTTGGGGTTTGCCGGACGGAGTTCCACGTGGTCAGCGATGGGGTGGTAGTACTTGACTGTAGCGCCGTCGTCTACCTGGGCCACGATGATTTCTCCACGTTCTGCGGTCTTCTGCTGACGGGCAAAAACCAGGTCGCCGTCAAAGATGCCTGCGTTGATCATGGAATCGCCACGGACACGGAGGGCGAACACGTCGGAACGGCTTGCAAGGAAATCGCGGTCGATGGTCACGGTGCCTTCGAGGTTCTGCACAGCGAGAATCGGGGTACCTGCGGCAACGTTACCGACGATAGGAATTTCGATGGTGTTGTTGACGACTTCACCGGCTTCGTTCTTATCGTTGTCCAGGATTTCGATACCGCGGCTTAGACGGGGAGAGCGGTTGATGTAACCCTTCTTGATGAGGGCTGCA is a window from the Fibrobacter sp. genome containing:
- a CDS encoding DUF1015 family protein — protein: EEAKKAGTYTGEEEFNRYLAILFPSTQLKILDYNRVLKTLNGHTPEQLMEEMAKVFDIAELPEMQSPAKQNQVNFYMGGKWYACTFKSEYLQNLGPVDSLDVALLQKLILKPLFNVDDPRTSKNIDFVGGIRGLGELVKRVDSGECTCAFAMYPTTLDQLMNIADAGEIMPPKSTWFEPKLRDGLLVHTLD
- a CDS encoding S26 family signal peptidase translates to MSALTRKVKRLQRRNSQGHVFFLFFLLIVFFGLATLIRYYILVPVQVMDSSMSPKFKEQSVHWMCKLPQCIDQVNYWDIVWANSRSNETIVRKILAMPGDSIEITDKGRVITPHRNIKWKGEDSFIQSRAFYVPKAGDTLLFDQLNDVEQDYVISYLREKGENIIVKTTLWQGDREINIDRVGATKIANRQVSLNEINFLPWQDRYLIELQIRQSEPGNSPIKLKRELFRGKKKEEKISLELDEPKVEPDSSISDTAVAQADSFPPPKPAPLPEDSQSQENSEETIITEQINQILIEDDCYFLACEKGTNCLDSRELGFFTRDRLIGKHLVWPDKVNDRFIEPAMVYVRIVQSAAAGFWNSSVKFFTDTYDSTIGFYKTLFKSEEKKDDKKDSEDVKPES
- the lepA gene encoding translation elongation factor 4, encoding MPQNDNIRNFSIIAHIDHGKSTLADRMIELTKTVSKNEMMNQLLDDMDLERERGITIKAHAIRMVYERDGKEYILNMIDTPGHVDFTYEVSRSLAACEGAILVVDASQGIEAQTLSNLYLAIENNLEVIPVLNKVDLPGAQPDHFAQMIGDLLGYDPDKIPRISAKTGLNVEQVLDKIVDEIPAPTGESDKPLKALIFDSVYDSYRGVINYIRIVEGTLKAGMKIRMMKTGGEYMVTEVGTFSMRRDPRPELSEGMVGYVLANVKTISDVKIGDTLTDAANPATEPLPGYKDILPMIYSGIYPINPEDYKDLREALEKLRLNDSALTWEPETSEALGFGFRTGFLGLLHMEIVQERLDREFNVDIITTVPNVEYHVYMSDGEMVKIESPSKLPDASRYDHIEEPYVKAQIFTPKEFVGALMTLCDEKRGEFETMEYLDETKCILKYNLPLAEIMFDFYDRLKSVSRGYAGLDYAPMGYRQNNLVKLDILLNGDPVDAFSVIIHRDKAHTYANAICVKLKDLIPRQQFDVAIQGAIGGKIISRSTVKAVRKDVLAKCYGGDITRKRKLLEKQKEGKKRMKSIGSVEVPQKAFLAVLSLSDNSTGGGED
- a CDS encoding peptidylprolyl isomerase, translated to MSSCLAEGKVFNKDYSSIKAIEATITTHEGVIVLDLDYKAAPNTVANFVELANSGFYNGLLFHRVIPGFMAQGGDPQGNGQGGPGYTIDDEISNLKHEAGVISMANRGPNTNGSQFFITHTPQHHLDGKHTVFGKVVQGHDVVCRLEQNDPIINIKIVEKK
- the lexA gene encoding transcriptional repressor LexA; this translates as MDTIDLEEAKLAQAEGSRKELTSRQEEILEYIKKYSKENRMPPTVREIGNHFSISSTNGVRSILAALIKKGYINRSPRLSRGIEILDNDKNEAGEVVNNTIEIPIVGNVAAGTPILAVQNLEGTVTIDRDFLASRSDVFALRVRGDSMINAGIFDGDLVFARQQKTAERGEIIVAQVDDGATVKYYHPIADHVELRPANPKYNPIIVKNDKDFSIAGRVIGVMRKVN